A genomic segment from bacterium encodes:
- a CDS encoding MBL fold metallo-hydrolase — protein sequence MQMETKTTLVLLGTGTPNAQSGRFGPALAVVSKGQPYIVDFGAGVVHRALEAGLNPATLKLAFLTHLHSDHTVGYPDLILTPWVLGRKEPLHIWGPPGISAMTSHILEAYKEDIRERSKGLQPSNETGWGVESNEIDAPGRIYLDDNVAIEAFPVVHGSWKAYGYKFEGSGRTIVVSSDTAPSDILIEKAKGCDILVHEVYSVAGFNRRTPDWQAYHSQVHTSTSQLAGIANAAKPGLLVLYHQLYWGTSDDELLAEIREHYDGEVVSGKDLDSY from the coding sequence ATGCAAATGGAAACTAAGACGACGCTGGTTCTTCTTGGAACAGGAACCCCGAACGCACAATCAGGACGGTTTGGTCCTGCTCTTGCCGTAGTATCCAAAGGTCAACCCTACATCGTCGATTTCGGAGCAGGAGTCGTACACAGGGCTCTTGAGGCGGGGCTCAACCCTGCAACGCTCAAACTTGCGTTTCTTACGCATCTTCACTCCGATCACACCGTAGGATACCCCGATTTAATACTCACACCATGGGTTCTAGGCCGCAAGGAACCGCTGCATATCTGGGGACCTCCCGGCATCTCTGCAATGACTTCGCACATCCTTGAAGCATATAAGGAGGATATCCGTGAGCGCTCTAAGGGTCTTCAGCCCTCCAATGAGACAGGGTGGGGGGTTGAGTCGAACGAGATTGACGCACCCGGACGCATATACTTGGATGATAACGTTGCAATCGAGGCGTTCCCGGTCGTTCACGGCTCCTGGAAGGCTTATGGGTATAAGTTTGAAGGAAGCGGCCGGACCATAGTCGTTTCTTCAGATACGGCTCCATCCGATATTTTAATTGAGAAGGCAAAAGGATGCGATATTCTGGTTCACGAGGTTTATTCAGTCGCAGGTTTCAACCGCCGCACGCCGGACTGGCAAGCCTACCACTCGCAAGTGCACACTTCAACCAGTCAGCTTGCCGGTATTGCAAATGCCGCCAAGCCAGGACTGCTCGTTTTATACCATCAGCTCTACTGGGGAACAAGCGATGATGAACTTCTAGCTGAGATTAGGGAGCATTACGACGGTGAAGTGGTCTCTGGCAAGGACCTTGATTCATATTGA